The Calditrichota bacterium DNA window GAAGCATCCCTGGGCGAACATCGCCGTTGCTACCGGCGAGCGGTCGGGAAGGCTGATGGTGATCGACCTTGACAACAAGCCCGACGAAGGGATCGACGGCGAGGAGACCTGGCGGCAGTTGGCGAAGGATGCGCCGGCGACGGTGGAGGTGCTGACCGGCGGGGGTGGGCGGCATCTCTACTTCACCTATCCCGAAGGCCTGCAAATCAAATCAGCGCCGGCGTCCTCGGACCCGGGGTCGACATCCGCGCCGAAGGCGGCTATGTCCTTGCCCCGCCAAGCCTGCATATCTCAGGACGGCGATACGAATGGGAGGTCTCAAGCGATCCAATTGAAGGGGTCGCGGTCGCCCCGGCGCCGATCTGGTCGTTGAACGGGCAGGGCAGGCGCATCCAGAATGCTGTTGAACCACCTGCGGAGTTGTTTTCCCCGTCCAAGGTGCAGGAGCTGCGCTCCGCGCTCGCTTTCATCAACAGCGACGAGCGGGATATCTGGCTTAAGATCGGCATGGCGCTGAAGTCCACCCACGCCGGTCAGCAGGCCTATGGAATCTGGACGGAGTGGTCGCAGCAGTCGGCGAAATTCGATCCGCGCGACCAGCAGCGCACTTGGCAGAGCATCGACCCGAACGGCAGCGTCAGCCTCGCGACCATCTTTTGGATGGCGAAGCAGAACGGGTGGGTGGAGCCGCCATCCGACGTCTTCTCCTCCCATTCGAATGACGCGCCGCGCTATATCGCCGACGAGTGTCTTCTTCACCCGCCCGGGATCTTGAGTGAAATCACCGATTACATCGTCTCCACCGCCCGAAGGCCGCAGCCTGAGTTTGCGGTCAACGCAGCCCTGGCGCTGGCCGGCACCGTCTTGGGGCGAAGATACATCTCCGACCAGGAGCACCGCACCAACCTCTACATGATCTCCATCGGGGCGTCAACGAGCGGCAAGGACTACCC harbors:
- a CDS encoding bifunctional DNA primase/polymerase, which gives rise to MLNTSPSELLQMALAYASFGWAVFPVHSIRDGRCTCGRPSCTSPGKHPLTRHGHRDASTDPAVVAAWWKKHPWANIAVATGERSGRLMVIDLDNKPDEGIDGEETWRQLAKDAPATVEVLTGGGGRHLYFTYPEGLQIKSAPASSDPGSTSAPKAAMSLPRQACISQDGDTNGRSQAIQLKGSRSPRRRSGR